Proteins from one Capricornis sumatraensis isolate serow.1 chromosome 2, serow.2, whole genome shotgun sequence genomic window:
- the GJA5 gene encoding gap junction alpha-5 protein, with translation MGDWSFLGEFLEEVHKHSTVIGKVWLTVLFIFRMLVLGTAAESSWGDEQADFLCDTMQPGCENVCYDQAFPISHIRYWVLQVIFVSTPSLVYLGHAVHMVRVQEKRKLLREAERAKEARAAGSYEYPVAEKTELSCWEEVNGRIALQGSLLNTYVCSILIRTTMEVAFIVGQYLLYGVFLDTLHVCRRSPCPHPVNCYVSRPTEKNVFIVFMLAVAGLSLFLSLAELYHLGWKKIRQRYVKSQPGMGECQLPGPSAGIVQSCTPPPDFNQCLENGPGGKFFSPFSNKMASQQNTDNLATEQVRSQEQIPREGFIHIRYAQKPEVPNEGSPGPSLPHGYQSDKRRLSKASSKARSDDLSV, from the coding sequence ATGGGTGACTGGAGCTTCCTGGGAGAGTTCCTGGAGGAAGTACACAAGCATTCCACGGTGATCGGCAAGGTCTGGCTCACAGTCCTCTTCATATTCCGCATGCTGGTGCTGGGGACGGCTGCCGAGTCATCCTGGGGTGATGAGCAGGCTGATTTCCTCTGTGATACGATGCAGCCTGGTTGCGAGAACGTCTGCTATGACCAGgccttccccatctcccacaTTCGCTACTGGGTGCTGCAGGTCATCTTTGTCTCCACACCCTCGCTAGTGTACCTGGGCCATGCAGTGCACATGGTGCGCGTGCAGGAGAAGCGGAAGCTGCTCCGGGAGGCTGAGAGGGCCAAAGAGGCTCGGGCTGCTGGCTCCTACGAGTACCCGGTGGCCGAGAAGACAGAGCTGTCCTGCTGGGAAGAAGTGAACGGAAGGATTGCCCTCCAGGGCAGTCTACTCAACACCTACGTCTGCAGCATCCTGATCCGCACCACCATGGAGGTGGCCTTCATTGTGGGCCAGTACCTCCTGTACGGGGTCTTCCTGGACACCCTGCATGTCTGCCGCAGgagtccctgcccccaccccgtcAACTGCTATGTGTCCCGGCCCACGGAAAAGAATGTCTTCATTGTCTTTATGCTGGCAGTGGCCGGACTGTCCCTTTTCCTTAGCCTTGCTGAACTTTACCAcctgggctggaaaaagattaGGCAGCGATATGTCAAGTCCCAGCCAGGCATGGGTGAGTGCCAGCTTCCTGGTCCTTCGGCCGGCATAGTCCAGAGCTGCACACCACCCCCTGACTTCAATCAGTGCCTGGAGAATGGCCCTGGGGGGAAATTCTTCAGTCCATTCAGTAATAAGATGGCCTCTCAGCAGAACACAGATAACCTGGCCACGGAGCAGGTGCGAAGTCAGGAGCAGATTCCGAGAGAAGGCTTTATTCACATCCGTTATGCCCAGAAGCCCGAGGTACCCAATGAGGGctccccagggcccagcctccccCATGGCTACCAGAGTGACAAGCGCCGTCTCAGCAAGGCCAGTAGCAAGGCCAGGTCAGATGACCTGTCGGTGTGA